A segment of the Leptospira hartskeerlii genome:
AACTGTATTATAAGGATGTGATTAAAGACGTGATATCGAATGTAATTGCAAAACGAAAAGAGCTGAAGAAATGTTCGAAATAGATTGCTTGTTCTTAAATTCTAAAACGACATAATCCCGACTTGTCCATCTTCTAAACTTCAAACTTTGGAAAGCCGGGATTTACGAAAGGATCAATATCCCTGCCAGAGAGAAATGGTAACGATCGTTTTTCCGTTATCGGATTTGTTCTCACATTGGCATTTAATTTGAGCGGATTGGCTGTAATAACCTTGTCCGAGCGAGAATCCTGGGGCTGGTTTACAACTTTTGTATAGTCCACCATCTACCAAACGGTTACATGCGGCTTGGATAGCTGCCTCGATATCACCGCTTTGAGAGCTGATTGTGCCTGGAATTGCTAAAAAGACCGCAACGGCTAATACGGAAGCGGAAATAAACAGAAACTTTTTCATAGTAAGGGTCCGGAAACAAATAGGAACTTTTCCTTTGGAAAGAAAATATTTCAAACGAAAAATTGTGCAGAATGGAAAATTCTCTCTAAGTTGAGAAAGAAATTTCCTGGTCTGGTTTTAGAGTTCAGGCTTTGAATTCTTGGACCTGTTTTTGTAAAGAATCGCTTAATTCTTCACATTTTCTGGCCTGGTCTGCTGCCTCAACTGCTTGGGTTGCGATGATTGCATTTGAATTTTGGATTTGATCTAAAAAGTTTCGGATCTCTTCCAAACTTTTCTTTTCTGCTTCCGTTGCCTGGTGCACATTTTGAGAAATTTCTCCTGCGTTAAACAAAGCGCCTGCTACTGTAACCCGGATTTCCGTTTGTTTTCCTAAAAGAGAAAAGAAAGAATCCAGACTTTCCTTTATGGAATCAACATCACCCAAGATCAATGAGATGGTTTTTGTACCGGACTGAACGATGTCAGTATTCTTGGTCATTTCCTCTTTGCCATCTCGAATCAGCCTGGAAACTTCTTTGATGGTGCTTGCGGTTTGGTCTGCTAATTTTGAGATCTCGTCTGCGACCACAGCGAATCCTCTTCCGTGTTCACCAGCTCTGGCTGCTTCTATGGATGCGTTTAATGCGAGAAGGTTTACTTTATCTGCGATATCAGTGATTGTTCCCAATTTTGCGGTTGTCGCGGAAGAACTAGATTCTATCCTTTTGATGGATTTTTCGATCGCCATTAGACTTTCTTCCGATTCTCTAGCATGTTTCCACGCGGTCTCGAATAAAGCTTTGGTTGAAACAAGCCCAGCTTCCATATCTTGAAAACTGATCTCCAAGTTTTGAAAAGAATTTTCTAAGGTCCCGGTTGCTTCTAACTGTTTTTTAGCAGAATCGGATACGTCCGAGATCGCATCGGCGATCTGGTTCATGCTTACATTGATTTCTTCTAAACTAT
Coding sequences within it:
- a CDS encoding methyl-accepting chemotaxis protein: MNPSQHKHSIQDTARLKFKEETKKVDLFFYILLLAHIPFALLLSLEYGTWKFVLNSSIIIGILSSIGFLFLRGEYILRILNAVLIMAWSGILIQSQFGRIEMHFHVFVALAFLLYYRDWKTLLPGALYIAVHHGLLSFCQSIGYKISETPVIIFNYGNGWDIVLLHAIFVIFETGTLIYFAITFKREFLNQAINLAELEDVRKYNVSIQGEVREKSESVNGILEGLVQSSATVADRTTDQANSLEEINVSMNQIADAISDVSDSAKKQLEATGTLENSFQNLEISFQDMEAGLVSTKALFETAWKHARESEESLMAIEKSIKRIESSSSATTAKLGTITDIADKVNLLALNASIEAARAGEHGRGFAVVADEISKLADQTASTIKEVSRLIRDGKEEMTKNTDIVQSGTKTISLILGDVDSIKESLDSFFSLLGKQTEIRVTVAGALFNAGEISQNVHQATEAEKKSLEEIRNFLDQIQNSNAIIATQAVEAADQARKCEELSDSLQKQVQEFKA